In Vibrio celticus, one genomic interval encodes:
- the gspF gene encoding type II secretion system inner membrane protein GspF produces MAAFEYKALDAKGKSKKGSIEADNARQARQRLKEQGLMPVEMTEAKAKNAKGSQPSTSFKRGISTPDLALITRQISTLVQSGMPLEECLKAVAEQSEKPRIRTMLLAVRSKVTEGYSLADSLADYPHIFDELFRAMVAAGEKSGHLDAVLERLADYAENRQKMRSKLLQAMIYPVVLVVFAVTIVSFLLATVVPKIVEPIIQMGQELPQSTQFLLASSEFIQNWGIQLLLLIIGVIVLIKTALKKPGVRMSWDRKLLSIPLIGKIAKGINTSRFARTLSICTSSAIPILEGMKVAVDVMSNHHVKQQVLQASDSVREGASLRKALDQTKLFPPMMLHMIASGEQSGQLEQMLTRAADNQDQSFESTVNIALGIFTPALIALMAGLVLFIVMATLMPMLEMNNLMSG; encoded by the coding sequence ATGGCGGCATTTGAATACAAAGCACTGGATGCCAAGGGTAAAAGCAAAAAGGGCTCGATTGAAGCGGATAACGCTCGTCAGGCTCGCCAGCGCTTAAAAGAACAAGGCTTGATGCCGGTTGAGATGACTGAAGCCAAGGCAAAAAATGCCAAAGGCTCTCAACCTTCGACCAGTTTTAAGCGTGGTATCAGTACACCTGATCTTGCTTTGATTACTCGCCAAATTTCCACCTTGGTGCAATCAGGCATGCCGCTAGAAGAGTGCTTGAAAGCCGTTGCCGAACAGTCTGAAAAACCTCGTATTCGAACCATGTTACTGGCGGTTCGTTCGAAGGTAACGGAAGGTTATTCGCTAGCGGATAGTTTGGCTGATTACCCTCACATCTTTGATGAACTGTTTAGAGCCATGGTCGCAGCTGGTGAGAAATCGGGTCACTTAGATGCGGTATTGGAGCGACTGGCTGATTACGCAGAAAACCGTCAGAAGATGCGCTCTAAGTTGCTGCAAGCGATGATCTACCCAGTCGTGCTAGTGGTGTTTGCGGTTACGATTGTTTCGTTCCTGTTGGCAACCGTGGTACCTAAGATTGTCGAGCCTATTATCCAAATGGGCCAAGAGCTTCCTCAATCGACACAATTTTTATTGGCATCGAGTGAATTTATCCAGAATTGGGGTATCCAATTACTGTTGTTGATCATCGGTGTGATTGTGTTGATTAAGACCGCGCTGAAAAAGCCGGGCGTTCGCATGAGTTGGGATCGCAAGCTATTAAGCATTCCACTGATCGGAAAAATCGCGAAAGGGATTAATACTTCTCGTTTTGCACGAACACTCTCTATCTGTACCTCGAGTGCGATTCCTATCCTTGAAGGGATGAAGGTAGCGGTAGATGTGATGTCGAATCACCATGTGAAGCAGCAAGTACTGCAGGCGTCAGACAGTGTTAGAGAGGGGGCAAGCCTGCGTAAAGCGCTCGATCAAACCAAACTCTTCCCTCCAATGATGCTGCATATGATCGCCAGTGGTGAGCAGAGTGGTCAGTTAGAGCAAATGCTGACAAGAGCGGCGGACAACCAAGACCAAAGCTTTGAATCGACGGTGAATATCGCGTTAGGTATCTTTACGCCAGCACTTATCGCTTTGATGGCAGGCTTAGTGCTGTTCATTGTGATGGCGACTCTGATGCCGATGCTTGAAATGAATAATTTGATGAGTGGTTAA
- the gspE gene encoding type II secretion system ATPase GspE, whose translation MAELVGAARTYQRLPFSFANRYKMVLEYQHPERPPVLYYVEPLKSAAIIEVSRVVKNGFTPQAISADEFDKKLTDAYQRDSSEARQLMEDIGADNDDFFSLAEELPQDEDLLESEDDAPIIKLINAMLGEAIKEGASDIHIETFEKSLSIRFRIDGVLRDVLAPSRKLAPLLVSRVKVMAKLDIAEKRVPQDGRISLRIGGRAVDVRVSTMPSSHGERVVMRLLDKNATRLDLHSLGMTAENHENFRKLIQRPHGIILVTGPTGSGKSTTLYAGLQELNSNERNILTVEDPIEFDIDGIGQTQVNPKVDMTFARGLRAILRQDPDVVMIGEIRDLETAEIAVQASLTGHLVMSTLHTNTAIGAITRLRDMGIEPFLISSSLLGVLAQRLVRTLCNDCKEPYEADKEQKKLFGLKKKDSLTLYHAKGCEECGHKGYRGRTGIHELLMIDDSVQELIHSEAGEQAIEKAIRGTTPSIRDDGLSKVLKGVTSLEEVMRVTKEV comes from the coding sequence ATGGCTGAATTGGTAGGGGCGGCACGTACTTATCAGCGCTTGCCGTTTAGCTTTGCGAATCGCTACAAGATGGTGTTGGAATATCAGCACCCAGAGCGTCCGCCGGTACTTTATTACGTGGAGCCTCTAAAATCGGCGGCGATCATTGAAGTAAGCCGTGTGGTGAAAAATGGCTTCACGCCACAAGCGATCAGCGCAGACGAATTTGATAAAAAATTAACCGATGCGTATCAACGTGACTCGTCGGAAGCTCGTCAGCTAATGGAAGACATTGGTGCCGACAACGACGATTTCTTCTCATTAGCAGAAGAGTTGCCACAAGATGAAGACTTGCTCGAATCGGAAGACGATGCGCCAATCATCAAGTTAATCAATGCGATGTTGGGCGAGGCGATCAAAGAAGGTGCTTCGGATATTCATATCGAAACCTTCGAGAAGTCACTGTCTATCCGTTTCCGTATCGATGGCGTGTTACGTGATGTGTTGGCGCCGAGCCGTAAACTGGCTCCGCTGTTAGTTTCGCGTGTAAAGGTTATGGCTAAGTTAGATATTGCGGAAAAACGCGTGCCACAAGATGGTCGTATTTCTCTGCGTATTGGTGGTAGAGCGGTTGATGTTCGTGTTTCAACCATGCCGTCTTCGCACGGTGAGCGTGTGGTAATGCGTCTGTTGGATAAGAACGCTACTCGTCTAGACTTGCACAGTTTAGGTATGACGGCCGAGAACCACGAAAACTTCCGTAAGCTTATTCAGCGCCCACACGGCATTATTTTGGTTACTGGTCCTACGGGTTCTGGTAAATCAACCACTTTGTACGCTGGCCTGCAAGAGCTCAACAGCAACGAGCGAAATATCTTAACCGTTGAAGATCCAATCGAATTTGATATTGATGGTATTGGCCAAACGCAGGTAAACCCTAAGGTTGATATGACCTTTGCGCGTGGTTTACGTGCCATTCTTCGTCAAGATCCCGATGTGGTAATGATTGGTGAGATACGTGACTTAGAGACCGCAGAGATCGCTGTTCAAGCCTCTTTGACCGGTCACTTGGTAATGTCGACTCTGCATACCAATACGGCAATCGGTGCGATTACGCGTCTACGTGATATGGGCATCGAACCCTTCTTGATCTCTTCTTCACTGCTGGGTGTTTTGGCTCAGCGCTTGGTTCGCACACTGTGTAACGACTGTAAAGAACCTTATGAAGCGGACAAAGAGCAGAAAAAACTGTTTGGGTTGAAGAAGAAAGACAGCCTGACGCTTTACCATGCCAAAGGTTGTGAAGAGTGTGGCCATAAGGGTTATCGAGGTCGTACGGGTATTCATGAGCTTCTGATGATTGATGACTCAGTACAAGAGCTGATTCACAGTGAAGCGGGTGAACAGGCAATTGAGAAAGCAATTCGTGGCACAACACCAAGTATTCGAGATGATGGCTTGAGCAAAGTTCTGAAAGGGGTCACGTCCCTAGAAGAAGTGATGCGCGTGACCAAGGAAGTCTAG
- the gspD gene encoding type II secretion system secretin GspD: protein MKHWFKKSAWLLAGSLICTPAAIASDFSASFKGTDIQEFINIVGRNLEKTIIVDPSVRGKIDVRSYDVLNEEQYYSFFLNVLEVYGYAVVEMDSGVLKIIKAKDSKTSAIPVVGDRDSITGDSVVTRVVTVRNVSVRELSPLLRQLNDNAGAGNVVHYDPANIILITGRAAVVNRLAEIIKRVDQAGDKEIEVVELKNASAAEMVRIVDALSKTTDAKNTPAFLQPKLVADERTNAILISGDPKVRSRLRKLIEQLDVEMATKGNNQVIYLKYAKAEDLVDVLKGVSDNLQQEKQSSTKGSSSQRNQVMISAHSDTNSLVITAQPDIMNALQDVISQLDIRRAQVLIEALIVEMAEGDGVNLGVQWGNLETGAMIQYSNTGASIGGVMVGLEEAKDQTSTEYYTDNNGNRVPYSVTESGDYSSLASALSGVNGAAMSVVMGDWTALISAVATDSNSNILSSPSITVMDNGEASFIVGEEVPVLTGSTAGSSNDNPFQTVDRKEVGIKLKVVPQINEGDSVQLQIEQEVSNVLGANGAVDVRFAKRQLNTSVIVQDGQMLVLGGLIDERALESESKVPFLGDIPLLGHLFKSTSTQVEKKNLMVFIKPTIIRDGMTADGITQRKYNFIRAEQLYKAEQGLKLMADDNIPVLPKFGADMNHPAEIQAFIDQMETE from the coding sequence GTGAAGCATTGGTTTAAGAAAAGTGCATGGTTATTGGCAGGAAGCTTAATCTGCACACCCGCAGCCATCGCGAGTGATTTTAGTGCCAGCTTTAAAGGCACTGATATTCAAGAGTTTATTAATATTGTTGGTCGTAACCTAGAGAAGACCATCATCGTTGATCCATCGGTGCGCGGAAAAATCGATGTACGAAGCTACGACGTATTGAATGAAGAGCAATATTACAGCTTCTTCTTAAACGTATTAGAGGTGTATGGCTACGCGGTCGTCGAAATGGACTCGGGTGTTCTTAAGATCATCAAAGCCAAAGATTCGAAAACTTCGGCGATCCCTGTTGTTGGTGACCGTGATTCGATCACTGGTGATAGCGTAGTGACACGCGTAGTGACGGTTCGTAACGTATCGGTTCGTGAACTTTCTCCTCTGCTTCGTCAACTGAACGACAATGCTGGCGCGGGTAACGTTGTGCACTACGACCCAGCCAACATCATCCTTATTACAGGCCGAGCGGCGGTAGTAAACCGTTTAGCTGAAATCATCAAGCGTGTTGACCAAGCGGGTGATAAAGAGATTGAAGTCGTTGAGCTAAAGAATGCATCAGCGGCAGAGATGGTGCGCATTGTTGATGCTCTAAGCAAAACCACAGATGCGAAGAATACGCCTGCATTTCTACAGCCTAAATTGGTTGCCGATGAGCGTACTAATGCAATTCTTATTTCCGGTGACCCTAAGGTACGTAGCCGTTTAAGAAAGCTAATCGAGCAGCTTGATGTCGAAATGGCAACCAAGGGTAACAACCAAGTTATCTACCTCAAATACGCAAAAGCAGAAGACTTAGTCGATGTACTGAAAGGCGTGTCGGATAACCTGCAACAAGAGAAACAATCATCAACCAAAGGCAGTTCATCACAACGCAACCAGGTAATGATCTCAGCTCACAGTGATACCAACTCTTTGGTAATTACAGCGCAACCAGACATTATGAACGCGCTACAAGATGTGATCTCCCAGTTGGATATTCGTCGTGCTCAGGTATTGATCGAAGCCTTGATTGTTGAAATGGCAGAAGGTGACGGCGTTAACCTTGGTGTGCAATGGGGTAATCTAGAAACGGGAGCTATGATTCAGTACAGCAATACTGGTGCATCGATTGGCGGTGTGATGGTTGGTTTGGAAGAAGCAAAAGATCAAACGAGTACAGAATACTACACTGACAATAATGGTAATAGAGTCCCTTATAGCGTGACCGAATCCGGTGACTACTCATCTTTAGCCTCCGCACTTTCTGGTGTTAATGGCGCGGCAATGAGCGTGGTAATGGGTGACTGGACTGCCTTGATCAGTGCAGTAGCGACCGATTCAAATTCAAATATCCTATCTTCTCCAAGTATCACCGTGATGGATAACGGCGAAGCGTCGTTCATTGTGGGCGAAGAGGTGCCTGTTTTAACTGGCTCTACCGCAGGCTCAAGTAACGATAACCCATTCCAGACGGTCGATCGTAAAGAAGTGGGTATCAAGCTTAAAGTGGTGCCACAAATCAACGAGGGTGACTCGGTTCAGCTGCAAATAGAACAAGAAGTATCGAACGTATTAGGCGCAAATGGTGCGGTTGATGTGCGTTTTGCTAAGCGTCAATTGAATACTTCAGTGATTGTTCAAGATGGTCAAATGTTGGTGCTCGGTGGCTTGATTGACGAGCGTGCATTAGAGAGTGAGTCTAAGGTGCCATTCTTGGGTGATATCCCATTGCTAGGTCACTTGTTCAAATCTACCAGCACTCAGGTTGAGAAAAAGAACCTAATGGTATTCATTAAGCCAACCATCATTCGTGATGGCATGACGGCGGATGGTATCACTCAGCGTAAATACAATTTCATTCGTGCAGAGCAGTTGTACAAGGCGGAGCAAGGTTTGAAACTGATGGCTGACGATAATATTCCAGTACTGCCTAAATTTGGTGCAGACATGAATCACCCGGCTGAGATCCAAGCCTTCATCGATCAAATGGAAACAGAATAA
- the gspC gene encoding type II secretion system protein GspC, with translation MLSRLLENGFVLQQKLSLATCCVLIAASAWILGQLAWFIEPAEQTVVPWVATASSSSAPQSTLDISSLQQSNMFGAYNPSTPAVVEQQVIQDAPKTRLNLVLVGAVASSNPKLSLAVIANRGTQATYGINEEIEGTRAKLKAVLIDRVIIDNSGRDETLMLEGIEYKRLAVSAPAAPRSSSSVRGNNPASAEEKLDEIKAKIMKDPQQIFQYVRLSQVKRDDSVIGYRVSPGKDSELFNSVGLQNGDIATQLNGQDLTDPAAMGNIFRSISELTELNLVVERDGQQHEVFIEF, from the coding sequence ATGTTGAGCCGCTTATTAGAGAATGGATTTGTACTTCAGCAGAAACTAAGCTTAGCGACCTGTTGTGTATTGATTGCAGCTTCCGCATGGATTTTAGGACAGCTTGCATGGTTTATCGAACCTGCTGAGCAAACCGTTGTGCCTTGGGTAGCGACGGCTTCATCGTCTTCAGCACCTCAATCGACCCTTGATATCTCTTCTTTGCAGCAGAGCAACATGTTTGGTGCTTACAACCCAAGCACGCCCGCTGTGGTTGAACAGCAAGTTATCCAAGATGCGCCTAAGACGCGATTAAACCTCGTTTTAGTGGGCGCAGTTGCGAGCTCGAATCCAAAACTGAGCTTAGCGGTGATCGCCAATCGCGGCACGCAAGCGACCTACGGAATTAATGAAGAGATTGAAGGCACTCGAGCCAAGTTAAAAGCCGTATTAATCGATCGCGTGATCATCGATAACTCAGGACGAGACGAAACTTTGATGCTTGAAGGTATCGAGTACAAGCGTTTAGCCGTATCAGCGCCTGCAGCACCTCGTAGCTCTTCTTCGGTTCGTGGTAATAACCCGGCTTCTGCAGAAGAGAAGCTTGATGAAATTAAAGCGAAGATAATGAAAGATCCGCAACAAATCTTCCAATATGTTCGACTGTCTCAGGTGAAGCGCGACGATAGCGTTATTGGTTATCGTGTGAGCCCTGGCAAAGATTCAGAACTTTTTAACTCAGTAGGGCTCCAAAACGGAGATATTGCTACTCAGTTAAATGGTCAAGACCTGACTGACCCCGCCGCTATGGGCAACATATTCCGTTCTATCTCAGAGCTGACAGAGCTAAACCTCGTCGTCGAGAGAGATGGTCAACAACATGAAGTGTTTATTGAATTTTAA
- the hslR gene encoding ribosome-associated heat shock protein Hsp15 encodes MKTANEAVRLDKWLWAARFYKTRSIARNMVDGGKVHYNGQRSKPSKIVELGAVITLRQGNEEKTVTIEKISAHRGGAPIAQTLYEETTESLAKREEFAQQRKLNAHSPAPERRPDKKQRRDIIKFKTQ; translated from the coding sequence ATGAAAACTGCTAATGAAGCTGTCAGACTCGATAAATGGTTGTGGGCAGCTCGTTTTTACAAAACCCGGTCTATTGCTCGTAACATGGTCGATGGTGGCAAAGTCCACTATAATGGTCAGCGCAGCAAGCCAAGTAAAATTGTCGAACTTGGGGCAGTAATTACACTGCGTCAAGGTAATGAAGAAAAGACGGTGACTATCGAGAAAATCTCAGCCCATCGTGGTGGAGCCCCGATCGCTCAAACCCTCTATGAAGAAACCACCGAGAGCTTGGCAAAAAGAGAAGAGTTTGCACAACAGCGCAAGCTAAATGCTCATAGCCCAGCACCAGAACGTCGCCCAGATAAAAAGCAACGTCGTGACATCATCAAGTTCAAGACTCAATAA
- the hslO gene encoding Hsp33 family molecular chaperone HslO → MADPMSTSNVLNRYLFEDLSVRGELVQMDEAYQQIISSKEYPAPVQKLLGELLVSTTLLTATLKFEGSITMQLQGDGPVSLAVINGDHDQKIRGVARFEGDIADDAGLHDLMGKGHLVITIDPKKGERYQGIVGLEGDTLAQVLEGYFANSEQLKTRLWLRTGKHEGKAHAAGMLLQVMPDGTGTPDDFEHLEQLTDTVKNEELFTLEANELLYRLYNQEKVQLFTPQPVEFFCGCSRDRSAAAIITVAQEEIYDILSTEGSVGLHCDYCGTNYSFDKNDVDALYAEAADKGSNTVH, encoded by the coding sequence ATGGCAGACCCAATGTCTACAAGTAATGTTTTAAATCGCTACCTATTTGAAGACCTATCAGTACGTGGTGAATTGGTGCAGATGGACGAAGCGTACCAACAGATTATTTCTAGCAAGGAATACCCAGCTCCAGTACAAAAGCTGTTGGGTGAGCTACTGGTTTCAACGACGCTACTAACGGCGACCCTAAAGTTTGAAGGTTCTATCACAATGCAATTGCAAGGTGACGGCCCAGTATCTCTAGCAGTTATCAATGGCGATCACGATCAGAAGATCCGTGGTGTTGCTCGCTTTGAAGGCGATATCGCAGACGACGCTGGTCTACACGACCTAATGGGTAAAGGACACCTAGTGATCACCATTGATCCTAAGAAAGGTGAGCGTTACCAAGGTATCGTTGGTCTTGAAGGTGACACGCTGGCACAAGTGCTTGAAGGCTACTTCGCTAACTCTGAACAGCTTAAGACTCGTCTATGGCTACGCACTGGCAAGCATGAAGGCAAAGCACACGCTGCAGGTATGTTGCTACAAGTAATGCCTGACGGTACTGGTACTCCAGATGACTTCGAACACCTAGAGCAACTAACAGATACAGTGAAAAACGAAGAGCTATTCACTCTAGAAGCGAACGAACTGCTTTACCGTTTGTACAACCAAGAGAAAGTACAGCTATTCACACCACAACCGGTTGAGTTCTTCTGTGGCTGTTCACGCGATCGAAGTGCAGCAGCAATCATTACTGTTGCTCAAGAAGAGATCTACGACATCCTAAGCACCGAAGGAAGCGTTGGTCTACACTGCGATTACTGTGGCACAAACTACTCGTTCGACAAGAATGATGTTGATGCACTGTACGCAGAAGCAGCAGATAAAGGCAGCAATACGGTTCATTAA
- the pckA gene encoding phosphoenolpyruvate carboxykinase (ATP), translating to MTVMEHTKAAQIDLTKHGLTGVTEVLRNPSYEQLFVEETLPGLEGYEKGVVTELGSVAVDTGIFTGRSPKDKYIVKDDTTRDTMWWSDQGKNDNKPITTEVWNELKELVTTQLSGKRLFVIDGYCGANPDTRLSVRIITEVAWQAHFVKNMFIRPTDEELATFEPDFVVMNGAKTTNPNWEKQGLNSENFVAFNLTERVQIIGGTWYGGEMKKGMFAMMNYLLPLQGIASMHCSANVGEKGDVAIFFGLSGTGKTTLSTDPKRELIGDDEHGWDDDGIFNFEGGCYAKTIRLSKEAEPEIYNAIRRDALLENVTVRGDGSIDFDDGSKTENTRVSYPIHHIDNIVKPVSKAGHAQKVIFLTADAFGVLPPVSKLTPEQTKYHFLSGFTAKLAGTERGITEPTPTFSAAFGAAFLTLHPTQYAEVLVKRMEAAGAEAYLVNTGWNGTGKRISIQDTRGIIDAILDGSIDKADTKVIPMFNLEVPLALHDVDPAILDPRDTYTDPLQWESKAKDLAERFINNFDKYTDNAEGKSLVAAGPQLD from the coding sequence ATGACCGTTATGGAACATACAAAGGCTGCACAAATTGATCTAACTAAGCACGGACTGACTGGCGTTACTGAAGTTCTTCGTAATCCTAGCTACGAGCAGTTATTCGTTGAAGAAACACTGCCAGGTTTGGAAGGCTACGAAAAAGGCGTAGTAACGGAACTAGGCTCTGTTGCGGTAGACACTGGTATCTTTACTGGCCGCTCACCAAAAGATAAGTACATTGTTAAAGATGACACGACCCGCGATACCATGTGGTGGTCAGATCAAGGCAAAAATGACAACAAACCGATTACAACTGAAGTATGGAATGAGCTGAAAGAGCTTGTGACAACTCAGCTATCTGGCAAGCGCCTGTTTGTCATCGACGGTTATTGTGGTGCTAACCCTGATACGCGCTTAAGCGTGCGTATTATCACTGAAGTAGCGTGGCAAGCGCACTTCGTTAAGAACATGTTCATTCGTCCAACAGACGAAGAGCTAGCAACGTTCGAACCTGATTTCGTGGTAATGAACGGTGCTAAAACAACTAACCCTAACTGGGAAAAGCAGGGTCTAAACTCTGAAAACTTCGTTGCTTTCAACCTAACAGAGCGCGTTCAAATCATCGGTGGTACTTGGTACGGCGGTGAGATGAAGAAAGGCATGTTTGCAATGATGAACTACCTGCTTCCTCTGCAAGGCATTGCTTCAATGCACTGTAGTGCAAACGTCGGCGAGAAAGGCGATGTAGCCATCTTCTTCGGCCTATCTGGTACAGGTAAAACTACGCTTTCAACCGATCCTAAACGTGAGCTAATCGGTGATGATGAGCACGGTTGGGATGACGATGGTATCTTCAACTTCGAAGGTGGTTGTTACGCGAAGACTATTCGTCTATCTAAAGAAGCAGAACCTGAAATCTACAATGCAATCCGTCGAGATGCACTACTAGAAAACGTAACGGTTCGTGGTGATGGTTCTATCGATTTTGATGACGGTTCAAAAACTGAGAACACTCGTGTTTCTTACCCGATTCACCACATCGATAACATCGTTAAACCAGTATCAAAAGCCGGTCACGCTCAAAAGGTTATCTTCCTGACTGCTGATGCATTCGGTGTACTACCACCCGTTTCTAAACTGACTCCAGAGCAAACGAAGTACCACTTCCTATCTGGCTTCACTGCGAAACTAGCGGGCACTGAGCGTGGTATTACTGAGCCAACGCCAACGTTCTCTGCGGCATTTGGTGCGGCATTCCTAACTCTTCACCCAACTCAGTACGCTGAAGTGCTGGTGAAGCGTATGGAAGCAGCTGGCGCTGAAGCTTACCTAGTGAACACAGGTTGGAACGGTACTGGTAAACGTATCTCTATCCAAGATACTCGCGGCATCATCGACGCTATCCTAGATGGCTCAATCGACAAGGCTGATACTAAAGTTATCCCTATGTTTAACCTAGAAGTGCCACTAGCGCTACACGATGTTGACCCAGCGATCCTTGACCCACGCGATACGTACACTGACCCTCTACAATGGGAAAGCAAAGCGAAAGATCTAGCAGAGCGCTTCATCAACAACTTTGATAAGTACACTGACAACGCTGAAGGTAAATCACTGGTTGCGGCTGGCCCTCAACTGGACTAA
- a CDS encoding AsmA family protein, protein MKKVFMVFGIVLAIAVATIAALLLSLQTQYRADVANFFIKHTIEQPVLIEDVEYQAPYHITLMGITQSQPEKQAPLYIDKIDLWFSPSSMTEAKLVFESVLISGLQLEADDLRTLTSLFTQPNIKLHQLAINNLDFSTPEFNARGIDLQISAPKWNNDNSLLPYGKTQLSASQLYWQSEAFDNLLIDLDLKPSDSTLYGASFDWRGAKISGQAEQYQQDWSLVNVTVDGLRLNQKQTQSLLNKEWDVAGIQINHINSLDILRSDVEWQDGHLAAFDASLENIQLPFETWKQQKAIFSLQAEGVTIDDDMFIEPSLKLNLEPNQILIEDFYTQWRQGSIQMNGTVTPSSVELAQLDVQGIKWITESQDENLPATRLIPWLTQLQQASIHRLNIERSQLIQLAKKPYWQVSGLHVEGHQVQLLQDRKLGLWQGKLMASANDASYQNILSAQPVVEMNSEQGKWTLTRLFAPLRNGYIEANATLDFNQISKPWSLDISADGLPIAPMLQQLELPLDATGYGEFELQAAGLYGDTLMLGYSTTGQLTGSVRQGVMTFNDKLSETSTDNVFEIPELNAHFDRGRFTLEPMHIIGASAAEQGEQRVQTLNGEASGELDLLKAEQHTLSITLSDPCHQISGKLTQAEYSEINDCQQKSATPQE, encoded by the coding sequence ATGAAAAAGGTATTCATGGTGTTCGGCATTGTGTTGGCTATCGCCGTTGCAACTATCGCAGCGCTGCTATTAAGCCTGCAGACCCAATACCGTGCGGATGTTGCTAACTTTTTTATCAAACATACGATTGAACAACCTGTACTCATTGAAGATGTTGAGTATCAGGCGCCTTATCACATCACCTTAATGGGCATTACCCAAAGCCAACCTGAAAAACAGGCACCTCTGTATATCGACAAGATCGATCTTTGGTTCAGCCCCAGCTCGATGACAGAGGCCAAACTGGTCTTTGAATCTGTTTTGATCAGTGGCCTGCAATTAGAAGCAGACGATCTAAGAACACTGACATCTTTATTTACCCAGCCAAACATCAAGCTCCACCAGCTGGCCATCAACAATCTCGACTTTTCGACGCCAGAGTTTAATGCGCGAGGCATCGACCTGCAGATCTCCGCCCCAAAATGGAACAACGACAACTCACTTCTCCCTTATGGAAAAACCCAACTCTCTGCCTCACAACTGTATTGGCAAAGTGAAGCATTCGATAATCTGTTGATTGACCTAGACTTAAAACCTAGCGATAGCACGCTTTATGGTGCTTCATTTGACTGGCGTGGCGCCAAGATTTCCGGTCAAGCAGAGCAGTATCAACAAGATTGGTCGTTGGTGAACGTGACCGTCGATGGCTTACGACTCAATCAGAAACAGACCCAAAGCCTACTAAACAAAGAATGGGATGTAGCAGGTATTCAGATCAATCACATTAATAGCTTAGATATTCTACGTAGTGACGTAGAGTGGCAAGATGGCCACCTCGCAGCCTTTGATGCCTCACTAGAAAATATCCAACTGCCTTTTGAAACCTGGAAACAACAGAAAGCCATTTTTTCTCTGCAGGCAGAAGGAGTGACCATTGATGATGACATGTTCATCGAGCCAAGCCTCAAGCTCAACCTAGAACCAAACCAAATTCTGATTGAGGATTTCTATACGCAATGGCGACAAGGCAGTATCCAAATGAACGGGACGGTTACACCAAGCTCAGTTGAACTCGCACAACTTGATGTTCAGGGCATAAAATGGATTACTGAAAGCCAAGATGAAAATCTACCGGCCACTCGTTTAATCCCTTGGCTTACACAGCTACAGCAAGCCTCTATTCATCGACTAAACATAGAGCGTAGCCAACTCATCCAACTCGCAAAAAAACCTTACTGGCAGGTCTCAGGGCTTCATGTCGAGGGGCATCAGGTTCAACTGCTGCAAGATAGAAAACTAGGCCTGTGGCAAGGGAAACTGATGGCGAGCGCCAATGATGCCAGCTATCAAAATATTCTCAGCGCACAGCCTGTGGTTGAGATGAATAGCGAACAAGGGAAATGGACGCTGACACGTCTGTTTGCACCACTCAGGAATGGCTACATTGAAGCCAATGCAACACTCGACTTTAACCAAATCAGCAAGCCATGGAGCTTAGACATTTCTGCCGATGGGTTACCTATTGCGCCGATGCTGCAGCAACTTGAATTACCGCTCGATGCAACCGGGTATGGCGAGTTTGAACTTCAAGCCGCAGGTTTATATGGCGACACACTGATGCTCGGTTACTCAACCACAGGGCAACTCACTGGCAGCGTTCGCCAGGGTGTGATGACCTTTAATGACAAGCTTTCTGAAACATCGACTGATAACGTGTTTGAAATTCCAGAGCTTAATGCGCATTTTGACCGTGGGCGCTTCACTCTCGAACCGATGCACATTATTGGTGCATCAGCAGCAGAGCAAGGCGAACAAAGGGTTCAAACGCTCAATGGCGAGGCTTCTGGAGAACTCGACTTGCTTAAAGCCGAGCAACACACCCTCTCGATTACCCTATCGGACCCATGCCATCAAATCTCAGGAAAGCTCACCCAAGCTGAGTATTCGGAGATTAACGACTGCCAACAAAAAAGCGCCACTCCTCAGGAGTAG